In a genomic window of Gossypium arboreum isolate Shixiya-1 chromosome 9, ASM2569848v2, whole genome shotgun sequence:
- the LOC108456046 gene encoding sugar transport protein 8-like: MPAVVVSGSGENQEFEGRITVYVIVCVVIAASGGLMFGYDIGISGGVTSMDDFLKKFFPAVFEKKHHALENNYCKYDNQFLQLFTSCLYLAALIASFVASKVCSKYGRKLTMQIASIFFIIGVILTAGGINIEMIIFGRIFLGFGVGFANQAVPLFLSEIAPPNLRGALNISFQLFITIGILVSNLINYFTANVHPHGWRISLGIAGVPALMLCLGSILICETPTSLIERHKVEEGRKVLRKIRGVENVDDEFDSIIHACEMAKQVKDPFRKLMKPVSRPQLVISICLQIFQQFTGINAIMFYAPVLFQTVGFGNDAALLSSVITGLVNVFSTVVSIYVVDRAGRRILLLEACVQMFISQVIIGIILFKELKTTGDNLSKGEAIFVVILVCTFVMGFAWSWGPLGWLIPSEIFPLETRSAGFAFAVSTNMLFTFIIGQAFLSMLCQMQAGIFFFFAAWVIIMGAFTWFLLPETKGVPVDAMVDKVWKQHWFWRSFMVEDDRPDVKVV, from the exons ATGCCGGCAGTCGTAGTAAGCGGCTCTGGTGAGAATCAAGAATTTGAAGGCAGGATAACAGTGTATGTCATAGTTTGTGTGGTCATAGCAGCCTCTGGAGGCTTGATGTTTGGATATGATATTGGCATTTCag GTGGAGTAACATCCATGGATGATTTCTTAAAAAAATTCTTTCCAGCTGTGTTTGAAAAGAAACATCATGCACTTGAAAACAATTACTGCAAATACGATAACCAATTCCTCCAGTTGTTCACGTCTTGCTTGTACCTTGCTGCTTTAATAGCTAGTTTTGTTGCTTCAAAGGTGTGCTCAAAATATGGTAGGAAACTCACCATGCAGATTGCTTCAATTTTTTTCATAATAGGCGTGATTTTGACTGCTGGAGGTATCAACATCGAAATGATAATttttgggagaatttttctcggCTTTGGTGTTGGGTTTGCCAATCAA GCGGTACCACTCTTCTTATCGGAGATAGCTCCACCTAATCTTCGTGGAGCACTCAACATAAGTTTCCAGCTCTTCATTACAATTGGAATTTTGGTATCCAATCTGATAAACTACTTTACAGCAAATGTCCATCCTCATGGATGGAGAATTTCTCTTGGCATTGCTGGTGTCCCTGCTTTGATGCTTTGTTTGGGATCTATACTCATTTGTGAGACTCCAACTAGCCTTATTGAACGTCACAAAGTTGAGGAAGGAAGGAAAGTTCTGAGGAAGATTCGTGGTGTCGAAAATGTTGATGACGAGTTTGATTCAATTATACATGCATGTGAGATGGCAAAGCAAGTAAAGGACCCTTTCCGCAAACTAATGAAGCCAGTCAGCCGACCCCAACTAGTAATTTCCATCTGTTTGCAAATTTTCCAGCAGTTTACTGGAATCAACGCTATAATGTTCTACGCTCCTGTTCTGTTCCAGACGGTGGGATTTGGGAATGATGCTGCATTGCTTTCATCTGTTATTACTGGCCTTGTCAATGTGTTTAGTACTGTAGTTTCAATATATGTAGTAGATAGGGCTGGCAGGAGAATTCTGCTACTTGAAGCTTGTGTCCAAATGTTCATTTCTCAG GTTATTATTGGCATAATCCTTTTCAAAGAATTAAAAACCACAGGTGACAATCTTTCCAAAGGAGAGGCAATCTTTGTGGTGATCTTGGTGTGTACCTTTGTCATGGGCTTTGCCTGGTCATGGGGACCTCTTGGTTGGTTAATTCCTAGTGAGATTTTCCCTCTGGAGACCAGATCGGCAGGTTTTGCCTTTGCAGTCAGCACCAACATGCTCTTCACTTTCATCATTGGTCAAGCTTTCCTCTCAATGCTATGCCAGATGCAAGCTGGAATCTTTTTCTTCTTTGCTGCCTGGGTTATCATAATGGGAGCCTTCACATGGTTCTTGTTGCCTGAGACCAAAGGTGTCCCTGTTGATGctatggttgacaaagtctggAAACAGCACTGGTTCTGGCGTTCTTTCATGGTCGAGGATGACAGGCCCGATGTCAAGGTTGTTTGA